A single Equus quagga isolate Etosha38 chromosome 8, UCLA_HA_Equagga_1.0, whole genome shotgun sequence DNA region contains:
- the CREB3L2 gene encoding cyclic AMP-responsive element-binding protein 3-like protein 2 isoform X2: MEVEPSPTSPAPLIQAEHSYSLCEEPRAQSPFTHVTTSDSFNDDEVESEKWYLSADFPSTTIKTEPITDEPPPGLVPSVTLTITAISTPFEKEESPLEMNAGVDSSCQTIIPKIKLEPHEVDQFLNLSPKEASVDHLHLPPTPPSSHSSDSEGSLSPNPRLHPFGLPQTHSPARAVARAPSALSSSPLLTAPHKLQGSGPLVLTEEEKRTLIAEGYPIPTKLPLTKSEEKALKKIRRKIKNKISAQESRRKKKEYMDSLEKKVESCSTENLELRKKVEVLENTNRTLLQQLQKLQTLVMGKVSRTCKLAGTQTGTCLMVVVLCFAVAFGSFFQGYGPYPSATKMALPSQNSMSEPYTASVVRSRNLLIYEEHSPLEESSTPGSAGELGHWDRGSSLLRASGLESRPDVDLPHFILSNETSLEKSVLLELQQHLVSAKLEGNETLKVVELDRRVNATF, from the exons ATGAAGTGGAAAGTGAGAAATGGTACCTGTCTGCAGACTTCCCATCAACAACCATCAAGACAGAGCCGATTACGGATGAACCACCCCCAGGACTCGTTCCCTCTGTCACTCTGACCATCACAGCCATCTCCACTCCTTTTGAAAAGGAGGAATCTCCTCTGGAAATGAATGCTGGG GTTGACTCCTCGTGCCAGACCATAATTCCAAAGATTAAGCTGGAGCCTCATGAAGTGGATCAGTTCCTAAACTTGTCTCCTAAAGAAG cctCCGTGGACCACCTGCACTTACCGCCCACCCCACCCAGCAGCCACAGCAGTGACTCAGAGGGCAGCCTGAGCCCCAACCCACGCCTGCACCCCTTCGGCCTGCCCCAGACCCACAGCCCGGCCAGAGCCGTGGCCCGGGCCCCCTCGGCCCTCTCCAGTTCTCCTCTCCTCACAGCGCCTCAT AAACTGCAGGGATCAGGCCCACTGGTCctgacagaggaggagaagaggaccCTGATTGCTGAGGGCTATCCCATCCCCACCAAATTACCCCTGACAAAATCAGAGGAGAAGGCGCTGAAGAAAATCCGGAGGAAAATCAAGAATAAG ATTTCTGCCCAGGAAagtaggagaaagaagaaagaatacatgGACAGCTTGGAGAAAAA gGTGGAGTCTTGTTCAACTGAGAACTTGGAGCTTCGGAAGAAGGTAGAGGTTCTAGAGAACACCAATAG AACTCTCCTGCAGCAACTACAGAAGCTTCAGACTTTGGTCATGGGCAAGGTTTCGCGCACCTGCAAGTTGGCCGGCACGCAGACTGGCACCTGCCTCATG GTCGTTGTGTTATGCTTTGCCGTTGCATTTGGCAGCTTCTTTCAGGGCTATGGGCCCTATCCTTCTGCCACCAAGATGGCTCTGCCCAGCCAGAATTCCATGTCGGAGCCGTACACAGCCTCCGTTG TGAGATCCAGGAACCTGCTGATCTATGAGGAACACTCTCCCCTGGAGGAGTCGTCCACCCCAGGCTCGGCCGGGGAGCTTGGGCACTGGGACCGAGGCTCCTCCCTGCTCAGGGCTTCAGGGCTGGAGTCCAGGCCAGACGTGGATCttcctcatttcattctctcGAATGAGACCAGCCTGGAGAAGTCAGTGCTGTTGGAGCTGCAGCAGCACTT GGTCAGTGCCAAATTGGAGGGTAACGAAACACTAAAAGTTGTAGAACTCGACAGAAGAGTGAACGCCACCTTCTAA